A single region of the Salvia miltiorrhiza cultivar Shanhuang (shh) chromosome 8, IMPLAD_Smil_shh, whole genome shotgun sequence genome encodes:
- the LOC130998679 gene encoding uncharacterized protein LOC130998679, whose product MNKYFPLSFREKKETEFFELKQGNMTIEEYERKFNELARFAPHLVDTEDKMIARFRKGLRIDIKGIMAAHVIDDFSDLVKRAEEVGTALGTNHPTSKSTNQPMKRKWENPNQSGGNFQDKRSKFGSNTSANTQVTKPQCQKCGKFHNGECLWGKGVCFFCHEPGHTVSTCPKNKRNVPEGRMNVGLNKGSGKEPERKGNARFFSLTQQEEVEDGNTMTGTLIISGTPAVVLFDSGASHSFISPKFCQKNKIIWEE is encoded by the exons ATGAATAAATACTTTCCCCTCTCATTCAGAGAAAAGAAGGAGACCGAGTTCTTTGAGTTGAAACAAGGGAATATGACTATAGAGGAGTATGAAAGGAAATTCAATGAGTTGGCCCGTTTTGCTCCACACCTAGTTGATACAGAAGATAAGATGATCGCTAGGTTCAGAAAAGGGTTAAGAattgacatcaaaggaattatgGCTGCACATGTGATTGACGATTTCAGCGACCTGGTTAAGCGAGCGGAAGAAGTGGGCACGGCTCTTGGAACAAACCATCCTACATCAAAATCGACAAATCAACCAATGAAGAGGAAATGGGAAAATCCTAACCAAAGTGGAGGAAACTTCCAAGATAAGAGGTCGAAATTTGGCAGTAACACCAGTGCAAACACACAAGTAACCAAACCACAATGTCAGAAGTGTGGAAAGTTCCACAATGGAGAGTGTCTGTGGGGAAAAGGAGTTTGCTTCTTTTGCCATGAACCGGGACATACAGTGAGTACTTGTCCTAAGAACAAGCGGAATGTGCCCGAAGGGAGAATGAACGTTGGGCTAAACAAAGGAAGTGGCAAAGAGCcagaaagaaaaggaaatgcCCGTTTCTTTTCCTTAacacaacaagaagaagttgagGATGGCAACACAATGACGGGTACGTTAATTATATCAGGAACACCTGCTgttgttctatttgattctggAGCTTCACACTCATTTATTTCCCCTAAGTTTTGTCAAAAGAATAAGATCATTTGGGAG GAATAG